The Streptomyces sp. DH-12 genome has a window encoding:
- a CDS encoding alpha/beta hydrolase, producing MPTTERADGALIHHESHGSGFPVLLLGPTGADGATGEPDLFGTVRACGAYRLITADRRHTGGSTAPLAPFSYAEAAADQLAVLDDLGVGSVHVVASGDGTALALRLAYEAAGRVTSLVLHAPVGRDSTNTLGSFHAPYDEAMRLARAEGLEGVLEAAARDGRFGAEPGAGPFAQQLHDDPAFRDQLLSLRRERYIAALVRHRDGVWPDGTPYFSVPEEWVRTCDTPMLILPGADERHPEGVAKALAAEAGRAQLLDAGHDAPENRARTAGILTRFLTEHTPRESR from the coding sequence GTGCCCACCACCGAACGCGCCGACGGCGCGCTGATCCACCACGAGTCCCACGGCTCCGGCTTCCCCGTGCTGCTGCTGGGACCCACAGGAGCCGACGGCGCCACCGGCGAGCCCGACCTCTTCGGCACGGTCCGCGCCTGCGGCGCCTACCGCCTGATCACCGCCGACCGCCGCCACACCGGGGGCAGCACGGCCCCCCTGGCGCCCTTCTCCTACGCCGAGGCCGCCGCCGACCAGCTTGCAGTCCTCGACGACCTCGGCGTGGGGAGCGTCCACGTGGTGGCCTCCGGCGACGGGACGGCGCTCGCCCTGCGGCTGGCGTACGAGGCGGCCGGCAGGGTCACCTCGCTCGTCCTGCACGCCCCGGTGGGCCGGGACTCCACCAACACGCTCGGCTCGTTCCACGCCCCCTACGACGAGGCCATGCGCCTGGCGCGGGCCGAAGGGCTGGAGGGCGTCCTGGAGGCCGCCGCGCGCGACGGACGGTTCGGCGCCGAACCCGGCGCCGGGCCCTTCGCCCAGCAGCTCCACGACGACCCCGCCTTCCGCGACCAGCTCCTCTCGCTGCGCCGCGAGCGCTACATCGCCGCGCTGGTCCGCCACCGCGACGGCGTGTGGCCCGACGGCACCCCGTACTTCTCGGTCCCCGAGGAGTGGGTGCGCACCTGCGACACGCCGATGCTGATCCTGCCCGGCGCCGACGAGAGGCACCCCGAGGGGGTGGCCAAGGCGCTCGCCGCCGAGGCCGGCCGGGCCCAGCTCCTCGACGCCGGCCACGACGCGCCGGAGAACCGGGCGCGGACCGCCGGGATCCTCACCCGCTTCCTGACCGAGCACACGCCCCGAGAAAGCCGCTGA